A single Bacillaceae bacterium S4-13-56 DNA region contains:
- a CDS encoding IS4 family transposase produces MITNNDQNKQLPNELTSTFKELQVLKHLRKAGITKSFGFSCGYLFQLIFCLIFENKNWYR; encoded by the coding sequence ATGATAACGAATAATGATCAAAATAAGCAACTACCAAATGAACTAACATCCACATTTAAAGAATTACAGGTACTAAAACATCTAAGAAAAGCTGGTATTACAAAGTCTTTTGGCTTTTCTTGCGGTTATCTTTTCCAATTAATTTTTTGTTTGATATTTGAAAACAAAAATTGGTATCGGA